One part of the Amphiura filiformis chromosome 5, Afil_fr2py, whole genome shotgun sequence genome encodes these proteins:
- the LOC140152302 gene encoding uncharacterized protein produces the protein MLLSEHKKELVAILHRLQKEDKIKRADKQFLYPTSENVPRIYGSPKIHKDGTPLRPIVDFTGSIGYDVAKSLADILSPIVGQSEHHVLNSKSVAEDLKDVTLEEDEILNSHDVVALFTSTPIDLTLHVLRERLNEDKDLKNRTLLSIDDIIELTKFCLATVAYFSFQVKSIANVSAWPWVVPSAPSLATSLWSGPGGVA, from the coding sequence atgttgttgagtgaacaCAAAAAAGAACTGGTTGCAATTTTACATAGGCTTCAAAAAGAAGATAAGATCAAGAGAGCGGACAAGCAGTTTCTGTACCCCACCTCGGAAAATGTACCTAGAATTTATGGTAGCCCCAAAATTCATAAAGACGGTACTCCGCTTCGACCTATAGTAGATTTTACAGGCTCTATCGGTTACGACGTGGCCAAGTCCCTTGCTGATATTTTGAGTCCTATCGTTGGCCAATCTGAGCACCATGTTCTGAACTCAAAAAGTGTTGCTGAAGATCTAAAAGATGTAACCCTTGAGGAAGATGAGATCCTTAACTCGCACGATGTGGTGGCGCTTTTCACGAGTACGCCTATTGATCTCACTCTTCATGTGCTCAGAGAAAGATTAAATGAGGATAAAGATCTTAAAAACAGAACTCTCCTCTCCATCGACGACATAATAGAACTTACCAAATTTTGCCTTGCTACGGTCGCATATTTCAGTTTTCAGGTCAAATCTATCGCCAACGTTTCGGCATGGCCATGGGTAGTCCCCTCAGCCCCCTCGCTTGCAACATCTTTATGGAGTGGCCCCGGGGGAGTGGCTTGA